In Malus sylvestris chromosome 16, drMalSylv7.2, whole genome shotgun sequence, the following are encoded in one genomic region:
- the LOC126608053 gene encoding sphingoid long-chain bases kinase 1-like: MQKSGSVSKNSLRVTTPQQSLRRLGLCSQIATATGGQHSSPIVFPEKQKRHKIKASKTPTPASTDDPNTLKTFEHRIDIPASAAGDEKSDLLGYVVFAGKLVLDKRNTSSINTNSSTDVHQTASSSDIPNQEAVDAKLTSKALIWGSHMLRLDDVISVSYNVGLRHFTVHSYPLKKGSCGLSCLIKPRRSRKDFRFSASSIEEAVQWVGGFADQQCYVNCLPHPLLSSKKQASSELLPIDTPPELIFKCKSPPKILVILNPQSGRGRSSKVFHNVVEPIFKLAGFKVEVVKTTSAGHARKLASTVDISTCPDGIICVGGDGIINEVLNGLLSRDNQKEGISIPIGIIPAGSDNSLVWTVLGVRDPVSAAMAIVKGGLTATDVFAVEWVQTGIIHFGMTVSYYGFVSDVLELSEKYQKRFGPLRYFVAGFLKFLCLPKYSYEVEYLPALKEDISEREVVDMSELYTDIMRRSNTDGIPRASSLSSIDSIMTPTRMSGGDLDTACSSNHASIEPSEYVRGLDPKSKRLSMGRSNVTAEPEVIHPQLPLSTTPNWPRTRSKSRADKGWTGLTATHDASRSSWCNAGTNDKEDISSTLSDPGPIWDAEPKWDSEPNWDVENPIELPGPSDDVEAGRKEVVPRYEDKWVVTKGQFLGILVCNHACRTVQSSQVVAPKAEHDDNTLDLILVHGSGRLRLLRFFMLLQMGRHLSLPYVENVKVKSVKIKVSGKHTHNGCGIDGELFPLNGPVISSLLPEQCRLIGRSLTVNPHV, translated from the exons ATGCAGAAGAGTGGGAGTGTTTCCAAGAATAGTTTGAGAGTAACGACACCTCAGCAGTCTCTCAGGCGACTGGGATTGTGCTCCCAAATAGCCACTGCAACTGGGGGTCAACACTCCTCCCCAATTGTTTTCCCTGAGAAACAGAAACGACACAAGATCAAGGCTTCCAAGACTCCAACCCCTGCCTCTACTGATGATCCCAACACACTAAAGACCTTCGAGCACAGGATTGACATTCCGGCTTCTGCTGCTGGAGATGAAAAGTCTGACCTGTTGGGTTATGTTGTTTTCGCTGGAAAATTAGTGTTGGACAAAAGAAACACCAGCAGTATAAACACTAATTCTTCTACTGATGTACACCAAACAGCCTCCTCTTCTGATATTCCCAACCAGGAAGCTGTTGATGCCAAGCTTACCAGTAAGGCTTTAATTTGGGGTTCTCACATGCTGCGTCTTGATGATGTCATCTCA GTTTCATACAACGTTGGTCTCAGACATTTCACCGTGCATTCTTATCCCTTGAAAAAGGGTTCTTGTGGCCTTTCATGTCTTATTAAACCTCGCAGAAGCCGTAAGGACTTTCGATTCTCGGCTTCTAGCATAGAAGAGGCAGTTCAGTGGGTTGGTGGGTTTGCTGATCAGCAGTGTTATGTGAATTGCTTGCCCCATCCATTGCTATCTTCTAAGAAGCAGGCTTCTTCAGAATTACTTCCAAttgatactccccctgagttaatTTTCAAATGTAAGAGTCCGCCAAAAATACTTGTAATATTAAATCCACAATCTGGACGTGGCCGTTCAAGTAAGGTTTTTCACAACGTCGTTGAACCTATATTTAAG CTTGCAGGTTTCAAAGTGGAGGTAGTCAAAACAACATCTGCAGGTCATGCTAGGAAACTTGCCTCTACTGTTGACATTAGCACTTGTCCTGATG gaaTCATTTGTGTTGGGGGTGATGGAATTATTAATGAG GTtctaaatggtttactaagtaGAGACAACCAAAAAGAAGGAATTTCAATACCAATTGGGATTATACCTGCTGGTTCTGATAATTCATTAGTTTGGACTGTCCTTGGAGTTAGAGATCCAGTTTCTGCTGCAATGGCCATTGTCAAG GGGGGTCTTACAGCTACAGATGTTTTTGCTGTTGAGTGGGTTCAGACTGGCATTATTCACTTTGGGATGACAGTCTCGTATTATGGTTTTGTGAGTGATG TGTTGGAGCTCTCTGAGAAATACCAAAAGCGCTTTGGTCCTCTTCGTTATTTTGTTGCTGGATTTCTCAAATTCTTGTGCCTACCAAAGTACAGCTATGAAGTTGAGTATCTTCCAGCATTAAAAGAGGACATCTCAGAAAGGGAAGTAGTTGACATGTCCGAACTATACACAGACATTATGAGGAGATCAAACACAGATGGGATTCCAAGAGCCTCTAGTTTGTCAAGTATCGACTCCATCATGACTCCTACTCGAATGTCTGGTGGAGACTTGGATACAGCCTGCAGTAGCAATCATGCTAGCATTGAACCATCTGAGTACGTACGTGGCCTAGATCCGAAATCAAAACGACTTTCAATGGGAAGAAGCAATGTAACTGCAGAGCCAGAAGTTATTCATCCTCAGCTTCCTCTGTCAACGACTCCAAATTGGCCAAGGACCCGCTCTAAGTCGAGAGCAGATAAAGGATGGACTGGATTGACAGCCACACATGATGCCTCCAGATCTTCTTGGTGCAATGCTGGAACAAACGATAAAGAGGATATATCATCAACTCTGTCTGATCCAGGTCCAATTTGGGATGCGGAACCCAAGTGGGACAGTGAACCTAATTGGGATGTGGAAAATCCTATTGAATTACCAGGGCCATCAGATGATGTGGAAGCAGGAAGAAAGGAAGTTGTTCCTAGGTATGAAGATAAATGGGTTGTTACTAAGGGTCAATTCCTTGGTATTCTGGTTTGCAATCATGCTTGCAGAACTGTTCAGAGTTCCCAAGTGGTGGCGCCAAAAGCTGAGCATGATGATAACACCTTGGATTTGATCCTAGTTCATGGAAGTGGGCGGTTAAGGCTGTTGAGATTTTTCATGCTACTGCAGATGGGTAGACACCTTTCACTGCCATACGTGGAAAATGTCAAG GTGAAGTCAGTGAAGATTAAGGTGTCAGGAAAGCACACCCACAATGGTTGTGGTATTGATGGAGAGCTTTTTCCCCTCAACGGGCCAGTCATTTCTTCTTTGCTTCCAGAACAGTGCAGACTTATTGGCCGCTCCCTTACAGTTAACCCTCACGTCTGA